ATGTTCTTTCTTTGACATATCGCTGATGTAACTGTTGTATTGCCaaacttaaactattattCAATTCATCACTTAATTTGTCCAATTCATCTTTCAGATCAGTAGATATATTCTTGATgccaatcatattattaacactTTTGTGTCCTCGTACTGAAATCTCTACTAggtattttgtacatttaaacACACTTTGTAAATGGTCACTTttacttaatacaaatttcagtttttcagttacaatttttgtaaatacgtgtacacatttattaattagttgaCTGTTTTGTGACAATTTTTCAACACGTTTTTTACAAACATGTCCTACACTGCATGCAGTCTTAGCAAGTCCTGCATCACTGTCTACAGATGTCAGTTTTGGTAAAGACATATCTGGAAATTTTGGAAAATTGGGGATTTCACTATCAGCTACCaaagtaacattattattttctttactaAAAAGCAAAATAGGCTTATGCATTTCAGTTGGCTTATAAGACCTACCAGGAAGGTCTAATCCTACTTCCGTCAAAAGGTATGTAGatttgtataaaagtatttgattAGCGGGAGATATTTCAGTTTGATCTTGTATTAAACACTGAAGTCTTTCATATGTTTCATCAGGGTGcaaatatacacgtatattttGAACACGATtggtatgaaaaatatgtagtagTCTTCTATCTAATGTTTTAGTAACTTCAGCAAAAAATTTTTCGAAACTCCATATTCGCTGAGATTCTAATTCTAAAAGACCAGCTAAAATAGGAGTAATAAGCTTTTTACATCCATCACTTAATTGACAGTTCTTTGGTAATTCTCTACTCCACGTTATTGAACCTTTTTCAGATGTTTGCACTCCAGATAAAACACCAGATGCCTTCTCAGTTGTTATGTAATGCATAGTTTCTTTGTTTCGTCGCCCACCATATGGTCTAAATGGTAAATTGCCAGTAGCTACATGGTACAATGTAACACCGATTGACCATAAATCAACAGTAGCTCCAAATGTCTTTGCTACTGGTTTTCGTAAAACTGCCCTCTCatacctgaaaaaaaaataattagaatcatcaaaattaaattaaacaaaatatattaaattcctTACATATGTGGATGAAGATATTCCTCAGTTCCATACAATGACATGAACTCTTGATCTTCATGTAATTCCCTTGCAGCTCCAAAatcagttaatttataaataggtagacCATCATCACTTAAAAACTTCATTATGTTTCCAGGTTTTAGATCTCTATGTACCAAATTATTGTCACGTAAATGTTTCATACCAGCCGTGAGATGTTCTAAAACTAATAGAAACTCATCTTCCTGTAACCCATATGTGTTTTCTGGATCATCtagtattgtaaataaactCCCACCTGTACATAGTTCCATAACAAtgacctataataatttaaaactttagtaattttattcaatgccaaaatataaaaagcaaTCACTAACTTTTCCACGACTTTCGTGTTCTTCTTCAATAGCTAACAGCTTTACTATGTTTTCATGTTTAACCTTTTCTAGTACCTCAAACTCACGCATTTGAACATCTAAAGGCCGCATGTGACTTAACTGATTAAAAGTTTTGACGGCCACTGGTTCACCATTGTGTTTATTGACACCCTGATACACCGCACCAGTTGCACCCTTTCCAAGCACACTTGTAGTACACCAAACATAATTTGTGGATCCACGTAAAAATGACATGACTGCTTCAGGACAACTGTGCTAAGGACACTGTTCACTTTCTCCAAAATCCACAGCAATTGTTGTAGTGACAACACCATTGGTCACGGTCTGCAGAATATGACATTCCTAGAAGACCTAAAAATGACCTTCTACAGCCCTACCTCAAGTTTGAATATTGAaacttaggtatatattaaaaacgatataTCTCTTATTTATGTTACAGGTATTCGGTTTCTGTGTAAAAAacgattgtttatttaattgtatcattatttctttaaatgtttgttttgatattaatatattatcatcgtgAATTCTCTTATCgttcattatcatttatcacttACGGTACGAaacatgtatacaaaaatactgtAACGATTAGAGCTAACTGTTATAGAACCTACAGACAATCGTAgccagaaaatttaaaatagttgtatagtaaaaagtaaaaaatttagaaattagaaagttttgaaaataatttaaagaatgaACGAAACATATGCGTCGccgaaacaaaataaaaaactaaaaagcttacgtataatacatattgaagTATATAATTCACTAGGAACTAGGCATGTTATAGACAATACCCGTTAGTTGgtttcagtataataatttaactaaacaaaaaattaaaaaaatatatttaataagcatTTGAATCAACTTAGTTTCAAGTGTTTCAACTTTCAACTACTCTTTGCTTGATTTTATAAGGTGCCCCTTTCTACGTCAAGAATCACTCTTAGCACTCGTCTTCAATCAGTCCAATCTACACATAGACTTCAATACTTCATGTCCAAAATTACATCCACCTTCTATAAACGATTCTAATTTTGCTCAGCCAACCATCCAAATCCCCACATTTTGAAACCTCGACTTAAATAATATCCGCAGAAATACCCTTAGAGGGGAACAACTCACCAATGGTGCAGAGACGTATAAATTAatccttaaataatattattaagcaaaTAGTGTCGTCGTTGAATGGTttctttttatcaaatattcaaatgcaGTTAATTCATATTAACTTAACTCATATGTGTTACgtgtgttgtaaaaaaaaaacaaaaataatattatacaacagtaTGGAGAtgcatgtaaatttattattacaaaaacaacaaCGGTTTTCCtagaaactataatttataatagtatgaacGATGatcaatcattaaaattgtattaattttttagttttattacacGTGCGCCACTAATACAGCCACTGAGCCATACGAGTATcggagtaaataataaaactatttattattgttctgtTTACTGTAAACTGTAATTCTACACATAGCAACCAAACTACTCTgcgagtaaaaattataaattataatccgtTATCGGACGTTACAAAGAACGTGCGATTTGCAAACGATGCGACTAGTGAATAGTGACGACGATGGTCGAGTGTCGACATTGCCATTTACTGTTTAGGCAGTAGTGGGGGGCGTACCGCTGCCAAGTAGATGGCGTGCGAGTTGATCGACCCTGTTCTACGGTCTGCGGCGCGATGCCGTTTTGTTTATACACATTcacacgcgcgcgcacgcacacatgcgcgcgcacacacgcacacaaacacacacacacacacacacacaagtaCAGCACGGCGGCGTCGAGCGCGATGTCGATTCACTCGATTCCGTCCTCAGTGTTCGTAGGTGTCGGTTGTGTATCCGCCTCGTACatgttttttaagataaaagtAGTGCAAAtggttttgttttgatttgtttatacttttcTACTTGGACAGAAGTAAGAAAGAAAACGTTCGTACCTATTTGGTTTCTGAATTTTCTTCAGTGACGAGAATACTCATACGCGATGATCGACGATCACGTCCACAGGGTTGTCGTTGTGGTTTTCGGTCGTGATTAGAAGAAACTTCGCCAAacgagataaataataataatattatagttcattattattgaacgtGTGCTGCGTGTATTTGTGTTTTTGAGTTCGATTGTGTAAGAGATTGTTAgtgtgtgcgcgtgtgtgtattACCGCTCACACTATGGAAGGTAACGGGGTCGGCAAAGATTGCAATGCCCTCGGCGGATTATTCCAGCAGATCGTCATGGACCTGaaggtaataactaataaataataatagtaatagtatgggcaaattttaattatattgttattaatttattatggtcGTTATAAAGATGAGTCCATTGCCTATCCATGTCCAAtgatatacatagatatactatcattataatttcgcGAATCATCATCATGTGTATGCCATTTATCGTGTATGATCTACCCGTTTGTTTGATAGCTAGAAACTAAAAGCCTCTTGCTTGGATTCATAACGTCAGAGCAttactatacctattaaaataataaaataataaacataatatctttataggtatatacaacaATTACGTACGTACGCACTAGACAATAccacataaatgtataataatttatagacgtACAAAGACGactgaaataaatatgtcGCGAGAGTAATCTGAACTGAGACTAATAGGTAACTATCTAGTTGCatatatcatgttattataatattatatcaatctgAATAGGCTTTTACGGGTACCTacgtgtattattgtaatgatttCTATCATCCATCATTGTCCATAATTCTGtcgaatattgatttttattttccgcGGAAGTTTTACCGCAAAACAGCTCTGGAACCACATAATATCTACGTAATAGGAATGATCGTATATAATTCACTGGTATGTATATGGTtctgttattaatgttattataataattatcataatactacGGTTCTCTACAACCGTTGCTCTATTTATccttaatacttttaatatctttttttctttttacgtCACGCGATTTATAcgggttttatttttgttactcgATTCCgtttcgtttattattatactactaggTATAACGTTTCGTCGAAACATATCCATAAAACGACAAATGTTTACGAATTCTACCCACTCGTCACATTCGATATTTTTAGTCGCATCGATTCATGTgttatatgtgtaatattactctgacaacatttttaaactatgttTTAAACTTGGTTCTCAGAATTTAACTGGATAGGTGAgtagttttaaacatttaaatggtaaatctaaaaactataaataatattttatagattaggTATACtggtatatatagtttattattattatggatagAATTTATCTGGAATTCAATAACTTTTTGATAAcatgaataatatgtaacataataacaatataattaaatacctacagaCTATAGTTAGTAATCACTAATCAGTAGGGctcggatttatatgtatttatgaaactaaaatatgtatttacgttagcaaaatatgtacataaatatgtgctacaaaaatcaaaatatgtattttactaaatgatttatttattaatatttaattaatacagccattttgaaattttgaaattcaaaagatCTTTGATTTGGTCATAAAATTGCCTTATACTGACTAAATGATCTTGATCTTTCGGCTTCCACCGATGTTATTGGACTGTATTGAATTTTGACTATGTCTAAAGGAGTAAGTTATATTTACCGTAGATTAAGTTCaataattggtattatttgTTACTATGTTGTACTTTTGGAAATTTAggaaattgtttgtattgaaaaatacaatcgtacataattaattattattaaaaaaaaatcgtaaatgaaaaaattgtcaaaatatgtaggaacaaatggaattattgaaaaatatgtaaaaacatgtacttatggcaaaatatgtaaaaatatgtaaaataaaatatagttaatttcattGGAAATCCTTTGAAACGAATTTATCActcacttaaattaatttttcaagtcacagtaaaaatatgtatttacatataaatccgagcccaactaattagtaattaataattataattttaactactaGGATAAAATATTCCTTAAGTaatctatgtaatatttaaaatctatagttTTGGACTTTTGGTATGAAATATCCATCACTTCTTGTAAACAGTGTAAACCAAActgattcataatttatttatccgtTAATGggtttcattaattaaacataaaataatgcacataactcgtttaaaaattaaaatattgtaaaattctaaggagaatataatagataatgttcttacctttaagtttgattgatcaatttacttttaatatttaaagaaatatcacAAAATTAGAACTACTGAACCTAAATattggtaaattatatataaagacGGAGACCACACATGCGAGTATAACATCCTCTAACAAACCATATGaatgtttatgaatattacGGTTCTCGATACGATCCATGTCTTTACTAATTGATCAtcctataaacttaaaaaatattaacttttaaaaccgATCGAAACATCAAAATACTTAACATCccgtaaaaatatgaactatacaaataaaactcATTATACCTAACTtcctatagtttatttttatacttattattttagagaGATCATAGATatccattataattaataaattgatatttagttataacttataattgtaggtacttattataaaatatatcttatagattgtattttgaaaaaaaaatgaattcaagGTTTCTCTTTCGTAAAGCCTactgtttgaaatattaatttcaataacattttaaaggaaaacaaatattttattacgtttaatgttaaaattatcagttGGGTATAAGATAACAAGGGGAGGGACATCTGCATTTATAacgagatataatatttaatataaccaaggcaatatttaaattagcacttttaatacttatctggttatgttataatagataaaattcGTTGAATTTTGcgaatttgataaataactaattattaagcaTCTATGTAATAACTAACTAGTAACCTAAGTAACttcttgtattaattaatattatatttattacactcTTTTATTTATCCTAATAATCTACTTAGACTTTAGCTTTCTTAGTCATTATacagatttaataatagttatcaatttataataaatatatttcctgAATGCATACAGACATATAAATtcgtttatctatattttccccagatttaaatattacaaaaataggtacaaaaaatataccaatgCTTAATTGATATAGTTTTCAACcttctattataatagaaataaatattaaaaaggagGAAAATAGGTAGCCGCTGTATAGTAGGTACATTTCGTGTGTACCTACCTCGTCATTGAGGAATAAGTCACAGTaatgtatttgttaaattttaatttaacgaaaATGGTTTAAGCAAAAACGGTCTgtctctattatttattataaatttatgatatatttatataactattaaagtaatttattttactttcaatTATACGGTAGGttgacttaatatttttcgaagCCACTGCATTAGAACATTTTATCAggttgtgtgtatataaaatataataacaataataatatacgagtacgtTACAAGTCCCATGTATCCAATTATCTAAGTAtcgatgaataatttatacttttaaactaGGTATAGCAAAAAGTTatgtcttcattttttttagatattttagttACAGTATGACCTTATTATGAAAAGATCTTGTGTTAGTTGTTCAATTCTTTGTCctacaaatcaaaatatatttaatagataggtattaatttaaaaattatttaaaacagttaatgattttgacataaaattttataatttgaatatcaaTTGCATATGAAgaaaaatcatacatttatatgtttaatattttttaaataacaataacaaagaCTTATGAacctttgtatttaatttttgagccTTTGGAACATgcgaaaaaaattgtcttagatatttttagaaaacatttttaattttaaaatggaaacagcttaaaaagtcaaaatatttagaattaaaacacgtgtagaatataatataatattaaaatatattggttaaTCTACAGTTGATCCGTGttcgtttttcaaaaaaaaaaaaaccgaaaatcagttttaatgaatataggTTTtgcaaaaaattatcaatttttattaggttattttttccttgtttttttttaatattactaagaATTACTTTTGACCCCTCGAAGTACCTATACTAGATTCAATTTGTTTGCAGAAATCAGCCCTAAGGTTGATAGaagcatttttaattgaagcatttttacCGACCAAAGTTTCTCTAGACAAAAAAGAACATGCATCGCATCggacaaaatctaaaattcttACCATGTGTCTTCACATCTATTTCctcagtttaaataataacagttccaattaatgaaaattaaaattacgtgtgtggaaataaaaatataaaaagttaagttattttttttaaatatgtattttaatactttgtatTTGACGAAAACAATAAGCAAGTATAGGGAATCAAGGAAAAAAACTCCAGAAAAAAAGCCTCGTATCaacgaaatacaatttttcgttattttattatgatttacataattaaatataatcattacatttatctatgtaacactttaaacatatttataagtatagctGCAATCTGTATTTAACATTGTCAATAATTGTCATTTGTCatttgtacctacataatttaaaaaatgtttaagggtaaacatttaaaataattaaaaaaaatataaattaattgacatttatatataaattaaattatttatttatcattttctataatattataatattcgtattatataaaatataatataatataattatatattatttgtgttatataatttaaaaaattataaataaattatttaaattatatacaaatgtcaattaatttatattttttaattattttaaatttttacccttaaacattttttaaattatataggtataaatgacaaattacaattattgacaATGTTAAATGCAGATTgcagttatatttttagatatgtttaagaaatattacatagataaatgtaatgattatatttaattatatatgtaattgtaataaaataacgaataatgtatttaattgatacGGGGATTTTTTCCCGATTACCGCAAGTAACCGCCCTTCTGTAGGTATATTAGGTATCGAGTGTATCTAATCACTGAttagatagaatattaaacattttatgaattttatactacaaaataatttgcaaatgttaattttgatatcaatattttaaaaactatataatattagcaaGCCTCAAATTCCTAATtatgttgtttaatttatagccGGGGTATAACGATAAtgttttatgaacatttaacacctttttaaatataattcagatAATTGCCATTAGGTATTCTTGATAATTGAGTAGTCTATAAATTaggatattatagtattatatgtaacctatctaaaatatatttaactttgtacaatatttattttcttaaatagttttatatcttataacttttaaatgatttacaacacaatattaatacaactcaatattataatataatattaatattattttcgattagatgatatttttacgattttaaaatgtacttatgactacttaaaaaaaaactgaaactaaattatttagagaattacatttaaaatcttttagaattgaaatatttttttttttgcgggacaaaatgtatttttatagcgCCGatgttattaagtttaaacttAAGTTCAAGCACTTCATCGGTGATAGACTGATAGATGCTATgccaaaattttatattcttctatattatatacaaggtGTTCAAAAAGTTCGAAAAAGGTTTTCAGACTAATTAAGACTGGAGACTgttaaacgataatataatataataattaatgaggttattaaatattttacataataaatgtgtagtagtgttatttgttattactcTATgtaagtgataatattatatactcacaaatacacaattatcTAAACCTTTTTAAACACATAGTATATCTTATTTCAGCAATCTATAAAccacgataatatatttattataatttataataatagaattattgattgtataattgtctatcatattatcattggTACTAATAGTTCTTTACTACctgttcttaaaaaaaacaacctcaaatttttttatggttataaaccataaatcacttaaatactcataatcgataaaatatgtaaattatacatattttgtacatgCAACGTTCGAAGGAGGTGACTACGTAGCCTATGACGTGCTAGATCAAATTGTACATCATTAAGTAATGGTAATGAGTGAATTCCGTtcctattatgatatattatgtagtttgaTGTAGTACTGCAGTGCTATTCAACTATAACTGTTTTCTCTTGATGGCCACTGCG
This sequence is a window from Rhopalosiphum maidis isolate BTI-1 chromosome 1, ASM367621v3, whole genome shotgun sequence. Protein-coding genes within it:
- the LOC113555489 gene encoding serine/threonine-protein kinase TBK1, whose protein sequence is MSFLRGSTNYVWCTTSVLGKGATGAVYQGVNKHNGEPVAVKTFNQLSHMRPLDVQMREFEVLEKVKHENIVKLLAIEEEHESRGKVIVMELCTGGSLFTILDDPENTYGLQEDEFLLVLEHLTAGMKHLRDNNLVHRDLKPGNIMKFLSDDGLPIYKLTDFGAARELHEDQEFMSLYGTEEYLHPHMYERAVLRKPVAKTFGATVDLWSIGVTLYHVATGNLPFRPYGGRRNKETMHYITTEKASGVLSGVQTSEKGSITWSRELPKNCQLSDGCKKLITPILAGLLELESQRIWSFEKFFAEVTKTLDRRLLHIFHTNRVQNIRVYLHPDETYERLQCLIQDQTEISPANQILLYKSTYLLTEVGLDLPGRSYKPTEMHKPILLFSKENNNVTLVADSEIPNFPKFPDMSLPKLTSVDSDAGLAKTACSVGHVCKKRVEKLSQNSQLINKCVHVFTKIVTEKLKFVLSKSDHLQSVFKCTKYLVEISVRGHKSVNNMIGIKNISTDLKDELDKLSDELNNSLSLAIQQLHQRYVKERTLTREWQSATRSFKCPNKNRAPAKIKTLVERLRDSWQHLLRDRATRSLTYNDEQFHVLEIIKITETSRRARTLLDTDVQPVVTQLADCMADWYKMAQTVYLQAQILDKDFDTFEHRLLGFIERANDTDASFHDGLVNVAKVKFTSSGAKHAGRISAQDIQALRASLRGLRDIDDLVSDIKGNNEMLKHITEPSKLCD